A single region of the Streptomyces sp. NBC_01803 genome encodes:
- a CDS encoding vWA domain-containing protein, which yields MADFEKSHTPRFTVDVYQNEYLPRGAREVHAIVTVTATGSGGRPVPADGSPRAAVVLMVDCSGSMNRPPDKLRHARLATEAAIGALRDGVAFAVVAGTHRAAEVFPGGGRLAVADDATRAAARAAVRGLTASGGTAIGAWLRLAGRLFDASPAAIRHGVLLTDGRDEHETPELLREALDACAGRFTCDARGVGTDWDVTEVAGIASALLGTADIVAEPEALAADFTAMMATTMGKEIGDVGLRLWTPRGASVRYVKQVAPTVQDLTGRRSESPPHSGDYPTGSWGDETRDYHVCVLVPDAGVGRELLAARVALVVREPGDPAGPPAATLGHGLIRAVWTDDLAAATAVNPAVAHYTGQAELARAIREGLDLRRRGDTAGATARLGRAVRLAHASGNEATAKLLAKVVDVEDAATGTVRLKARVSEADEMTLETRSTKTVRVKKTSEDE from the coding sequence ATAGCCGACTTCGAGAAGTCGCACACCCCGCGGTTCACCGTGGACGTGTACCAGAACGAGTATCTGCCCCGCGGCGCGCGGGAGGTGCACGCGATCGTCACCGTCACGGCCACCGGGAGCGGTGGCCGGCCGGTGCCCGCCGACGGGTCGCCCCGGGCCGCCGTGGTCCTCATGGTCGACTGCTCGGGCTCGATGAACCGGCCGCCGGACAAGCTGCGTCACGCCCGGCTCGCCACCGAGGCGGCGATCGGCGCGCTGCGCGACGGGGTGGCGTTCGCCGTCGTCGCCGGCACCCACCGGGCGGCCGAGGTCTTCCCCGGCGGCGGCCGGCTCGCCGTCGCGGACGACGCCACCCGCGCCGCCGCGCGGGCGGCGGTACGCGGGCTGACCGCCTCGGGTGGCACCGCCATCGGTGCCTGGCTGCGGCTGGCCGGGCGGCTGTTCGACGCCTCGCCTGCCGCGATCCGGCACGGCGTGCTGCTCACCGACGGCCGGGACGAGCACGAGACACCCGAGCTCCTGCGGGAGGCCCTGGACGCCTGCGCGGGCCGGTTCACCTGTGACGCGCGGGGTGTGGGCACGGACTGGGACGTGACCGAAGTCGCTGGCATCGCCTCCGCGTTGCTCGGCACGGCCGATATCGTCGCCGAACCGGAGGCCCTGGCCGCCGACTTCACCGCGATGATGGCGACCACGATGGGCAAGGAGATCGGCGATGTCGGCCTGCGGCTGTGGACGCCGCGCGGGGCGTCCGTCCGGTACGTCAAACAAGTGGCGCCCACCGTCCAGGACCTGACGGGGCGCCGGAGCGAGTCCCCGCCACACTCCGGCGACTACCCGACCGGCTCCTGGGGCGACGAGACCCGCGACTACCACGTCTGCGTGCTGGTGCCCGACGCCGGCGTCGGCCGGGAGCTGCTGGCCGCCCGCGTCGCGCTCGTCGTCCGGGAGCCCGGCGATCCCGCCGGGCCGCCCGCCGCCACGCTCGGCCACGGCCTGATCCGGGCCGTGTGGACGGACGATCTCGCCGCCGCGACAGCCGTCAATCCGGCGGTCGCCCACTACACCGGCCAAGCCGAACTGGCCCGCGCCATCAGGGAAGGGCTCGACCTGCGCAGGCGCGGCGACACCGCCGGAGCCACCGCCCGCCTCGGCCGCGCGGTGCGCCTGGCGCACGCCTCGGGGAACGAGGCGACGGCGAAACTGCTCGCCAAGGTGGTGGACGTGGAGGATGCCGCGACCGGTACTGTTCGACTGAAGGCTAGAGTCTCCGAGGCCGATGAGATGACCCTGGAGACCAGGTCGACGAAGACGGTCAGAGTGAAGAAGACGAGCGAAGACGAGTGA
- a CDS encoding protein phosphatase 2C domain-containing protein produces MGVTMPQLDQLSACPGCGEPLEDDDRFCGVCGRDLRTAARRLRSQAPGGAAVTAPPPQTYTPTEHDFALPPPLPPFESEHPRVAGTAPGAGPPAGAGDRAGEGDRAGAEPEHRHAAESAPEPEPEPEPRAAPAAPYPPMPTAPPRVPAADPRAVDPRAPLAADQAAPRPLCAVCGNGEVAADGYCVECGRPQPGERDHVERALSGVAAVSDLGLRHHRNEDSFTVSATALPDGSPAVIAVVCDGVSSSSRPDEASAAAAETAGEFLLDTLPRGVDSRRAMHEALVAAAGAVSALADPAEQEPGRNAPACTIVSAITSGRTLTIGWIGDSRAYWVPEEEGAAPARLTQDDSWAAQMVAAGLLSEAEAMNDHRAHAITAWLGADAQEVEPHTRSFEPDRPGVVIVCTDGLWNYAETAEEMARVVPAKARSAPLPSARHLVRHALDSGGHDNVTVAVIPFPVEADRPGTA; encoded by the coding sequence ATGGGTGTGACGATGCCACAGCTCGATCAACTCTCCGCCTGCCCCGGCTGTGGCGAGCCCCTTGAGGACGACGACCGCTTCTGCGGAGTGTGCGGCAGGGATCTGCGAACGGCCGCCCGCCGCCTCCGGTCCCAGGCGCCCGGCGGGGCGGCGGTGACCGCCCCGCCCCCGCAGACGTACACACCTACCGAGCACGACTTCGCCCTGCCGCCGCCGCTGCCCCCGTTCGAGTCGGAGCACCCGCGGGTCGCCGGGACCGCGCCCGGGGCCGGGCCGCCGGCCGGGGCGGGCGACCGGGCCGGGGAGGGCGACCGGGCCGGGGCGGAGCCCGAGCACCGGCACGCGGCGGAGTCGGCGCCGGAGCCCGAGCCAGAGCCCGAGCCGCGGGCGGCGCCCGCCGCGCCGTACCCGCCCATGCCGACGGCGCCGCCGCGCGTCCCGGCCGCCGATCCGCGCGCGGTCGATCCGCGCGCGCCGCTCGCCGCCGACCAGGCCGCCCCCCGGCCCCTCTGCGCGGTGTGCGGCAATGGCGAAGTCGCCGCGGACGGTTACTGCGTGGAGTGCGGGCGCCCGCAGCCCGGCGAGCGCGACCACGTGGAGCGCGCGCTCAGCGGCGTGGCGGCCGTCAGCGACCTGGGCCTGCGCCACCATCGCAACGAGGACTCGTTCACCGTCTCGGCCACCGCGCTGCCCGACGGCTCCCCCGCCGTCATCGCCGTCGTCTGCGACGGCGTCTCCTCTTCCAGCCGCCCGGACGAGGCGTCGGCGGCGGCGGCGGAGACCGCCGGGGAGTTCCTGCTGGACACGCTGCCGCGCGGCGTGGACAGCCGGCGGGCCATGCACGAGGCGCTGGTCGCCGCGGCGGGCGCCGTCAGCGCGCTGGCCGACCCGGCCGAGCAGGAGCCCGGCCGCAACGCCCCGGCCTGCACCATCGTCAGCGCGATCACGTCCGGCCGCACCCTGACCATCGGCTGGATCGGCGACAGCCGCGCCTACTGGGTGCCCGAGGAGGAAGGCGCGGCGCCCGCCCGCCTCACCCAGGACGACTCGTGGGCGGCACAGATGGTCGCGGCCGGGCTGCTCAGCGAGGCCGAGGCGATGAACGACCACCGGGCGCACGCCATCACCGCCTGGCTCGGCGCCGACGCGCAGGAAGTCGAGCCGCACACCCGCTCGTTCGAGCCGGACCGGCCGGGTGTCGTCATCGTCTGCACCGACGGCCTGTGGAACTACGCGGAGACCGCCGAGGAGATGGCCCGCGTGGTGCCCGCCAAGGCGCGGTCCGCGCCGCTGCCCAGCGCCCGGCACCTGGTGCGGCACGCGCTCGACTCGGGCGGCCACGACAACGTGACGGTGGCGGTCATCCCCTTCCCGGTCGAGGCGGACCGGCCCGGGACGGCCTGA
- a CDS encoding tetratricopeptide repeat protein has translation MPEVPRPDPLSAVLEDPEVPERKRFCGNSDCGAPVGRSRGGRPGRTEGFCTKCGHPYSFIPKLEPGDVVRDQYEIAGCLAHGGLGWIYLAIDRAVSHRWVVLKGLLDTGDEDAMAAAISERRFLAEIEHSSIVRIYNFVEHLDRRTGSVDGYIVMEYVGGKSLKEIANARRAPDSRRDPLPVEQACAYGIEALDALGYLHSRNLLYCDFKVDNAIQQDDQLKLIDMGAVRRMDDHESAIYGTVGYQAPEVAEIGPSVASDLYTVARTLAVLTFDFQGYTTVFADSLPEPENIEVFQRYESFYRFLVRATDPDPRRRFASAQEMADQLTGVLREIVAIRTGQPRPALSQLFGPESRVVHTELVPPPSGPVSRLGTRARGRGTAGAGAAAALVATVPPPRPAAPPLPTAPQTVALDLRQIALALPVPRVDPGDPNAGFLAGLAATSPADLVVALRSAPTDSVERRVRELRAHLGIPGEEAERAGRETLAALAARNASDWRVVWYQGLAALVGEDWELAALSFDAIYDAFPGEVAPKLALAVCAEALGQLDNAADYYELVWTSDPGHVSAGFGLARVRLAAGDRRRAVAALESIPETSAHCTAARVAAVRARLRQRAATEDLLPDLLAAGQQVASLRRAGLEPSLGEQLSCEVLGCALDWVLSQPPGQSRQQTEHQSELLGAALDETGIRLGLERSYRRLARLAQTSSERTELVEAANRFRPRTWV, from the coding sequence ATGCCGGAGGTGCCCCGGCCCGACCCGCTCTCCGCCGTCCTGGAGGACCCGGAGGTCCCCGAGCGCAAGCGGTTCTGCGGCAACAGCGACTGCGGCGCGCCGGTCGGCCGCTCCCGGGGCGGGCGGCCCGGCCGCACCGAGGGCTTCTGCACCAAGTGCGGGCACCCCTACTCGTTCATCCCCAAGCTGGAACCCGGCGACGTGGTCAGGGACCAGTACGAGATCGCGGGCTGCCTGGCCCACGGTGGCCTGGGGTGGATCTATCTCGCCATCGACCGGGCCGTCTCGCACCGCTGGGTGGTGCTCAAGGGCCTGCTGGACACCGGTGACGAGGACGCGATGGCCGCCGCGATCTCCGAGCGCCGCTTCCTGGCCGAGATCGAGCATTCGAGCATCGTCCGCATCTACAACTTCGTCGAGCACCTCGACCGGCGCACCGGCAGCGTCGACGGCTACATCGTGATGGAGTACGTCGGCGGCAAGTCGCTGAAGGAGATCGCCAACGCGCGCCGTGCCCCGGACAGCCGCCGCGACCCGCTGCCGGTCGAGCAGGCGTGCGCGTACGGGATCGAGGCGCTCGACGCGCTCGGCTATCTGCACAGCCGCAACCTGCTGTACTGCGATTTCAAGGTGGACAACGCCATCCAGCAGGACGACCAGCTCAAGCTGATCGACATGGGCGCGGTGCGGCGGATGGACGACCACGAGAGCGCCATCTACGGCACGGTGGGCTATCAGGCGCCCGAGGTCGCCGAGATCGGCCCGTCCGTCGCCTCCGACCTCTACACGGTGGCCCGCACGCTGGCGGTGCTGACGTTCGACTTCCAGGGCTACACCACGGTCTTCGCGGACAGCCTGCCCGAGCCGGAGAACATCGAGGTCTTCCAGCGGTACGAGTCCTTCTACCGCTTCCTGGTGCGGGCCACCGACCCCGATCCGCGCCGCAGGTTCGCCTCGGCGCAGGAGATGGCCGACCAGCTGACCGGCGTGCTGCGGGAGATCGTCGCGATCAGGACCGGGCAGCCGCGGCCCGCGCTGTCGCAGCTCTTCGGGCCGGAGTCCCGCGTGGTGCACACCGAGCTGGTGCCGCCGCCGAGCGGCCCGGTGTCGCGGCTCGGCACCCGGGCGCGGGGGCGGGGCACCGCCGGCGCGGGGGCCGCCGCCGCGCTCGTCGCGACGGTGCCGCCGCCCCGGCCGGCCGCGCCGCCGCTGCCCACCGCGCCGCAGACCGTCGCGCTCGACCTGCGGCAGATCGCCCTGGCGCTGCCCGTGCCGCGCGTGGATCCGGGCGACCCCAACGCCGGCTTCCTGGCGGGCCTGGCGGCCACTTCCCCCGCCGACCTGGTGGTGGCGCTGCGCTCGGCGCCCACGGACTCGGTGGAACGCCGGGTCCGCGAGCTGCGCGCCCATCTGGGGATACCGGGCGAGGAGGCGGAGCGGGCCGGCCGGGAGACGCTGGCCGCGCTGGCCGCCCGCAACGCGAGCGACTGGCGGGTCGTCTGGTACCAGGGGCTGGCCGCGCTGGTCGGCGAGGACTGGGAGCTGGCCGCGCTCTCCTTCGACGCGATCTACGACGCCTTCCCCGGCGAGGTGGCGCCCAAGCTGGCACTCGCCGTGTGCGCCGAGGCGCTGGGGCAGCTCGACAACGCGGCGGACTACTACGAGCTGGTGTGGACGAGCGACCCGGGCCACGTCAGCGCCGGCTTCGGCCTGGCCCGGGTGCGGTTGGCGGCCGGGGACCGGCGGCGGGCGGTCGCGGCCCTGGAGTCGATACCGGAGACGTCCGCCCACTGCACAGCCGCGCGCGTCGCCGCCGTACGCGCCCGGCTGCGGCAGCGGGCGGCCACCGAGGATCTGCTGCCCGACCTGCTCGCCGCCGGACAGCAAGTTGCCAGTTTGCGTCGCGCCGGGCTGGAACCATCACTGGGTGAACAACTGTCCTGTGAAGTGCTGGGTTGCGCGCTGGACTGGGTATTGTCCCAACCTCCCGGACAGTCCCGTCAGCAAACGGAGCACCAGAGCGAGCTCCTGGGTGCCGCGCTGGACGAGACCGGTATCAGACTGGGCCTGGAACGCTCCTACCGGCGCCTGGCCCGGCTGGCGCAAACCAGTAGTGAACGGACCGAACTGGTGGAAGCGGCCAATCGCTTCCGCCCGAGGACATGGGTGTGA